One Chryseobacterium sp. StRB126 genomic region harbors:
- a CDS encoding aldehyde dehydrogenase family protein gives MEQLIESKLIKADEVFSVWRKMPFEEKQKLIAKAAEILKNNSEKFGRIITTEMNKPISESIAEVEKCALMMNYYADAENILKPEKIESEFAYSEIHYAPKGVILGVMPWNFPFWQVLRFAVPAILAGNTVVLKHASICFGSGNAIEEVLLEAGFPEGVFQNLEVGHKAVKEILEHDAVKGVSLTGSGKAGGEVASIAGLNIKKSLLELGGSDAFIIFEDGDLEAAAKAGAKSRLQNCGQTCTAAKRFILDEKIEDQFLPLFIEEYKKYEIGDPFNKETKLAGMARPDLADELEAQFNRALENGAEIILPLERVSDNEFKPGLIRVKEGNPILKEELFGPLGMVMIAKSAEEALQIANDIPFGLSNSVWTQDKDRQLFFIENLESGTVNINRMTSSDPRFPFGGSKASGYGTELSLHALKEFVTAKTIVGN, from the coding sequence ATGGAACAATTAATTGAAAGCAAGCTTATTAAAGCAGACGAAGTGTTTTCAGTGTGGCGAAAAATGCCGTTTGAAGAAAAGCAGAAGTTAATCGCAAAAGCAGCAGAAATATTAAAAAATAATTCAGAAAAATTTGGAAGGATCATTACTACTGAGATGAATAAGCCCATTTCGGAATCAATTGCTGAGGTGGAGAAGTGTGCTTTAATGATGAATTATTATGCTGATGCTGAAAATATCTTAAAACCTGAAAAAATAGAATCCGAATTTGCCTATTCCGAAATTCATTACGCTCCAAAAGGAGTAATCTTGGGAGTAATGCCTTGGAATTTTCCTTTCTGGCAAGTGTTGAGGTTTGCTGTTCCTGCAATATTGGCAGGAAATACAGTGGTTTTAAAACATGCTTCAATCTGTTTCGGAAGTGGAAATGCCATTGAAGAAGTTCTTTTGGAAGCAGGTTTTCCGGAAGGAGTGTTCCAGAATCTTGAAGTGGGACATAAAGCGGTAAAAGAAATCTTAGAGCATGATGCTGTAAAAGGAGTAAGCCTTACAGGAAGTGGAAAAGCAGGAGGAGAAGTAGCCTCTATCGCTGGATTAAATATCAAAAAATCTTTACTTGAGCTGGGAGGAAGTGATGCATTTATCATTTTTGAGGATGGAGATCTTGAAGCAGCAGCAAAAGCAGGAGCAAAATCAAGACTTCAAAATTGTGGACAGACCTGTACGGCAGCTAAAAGATTTATCCTTGATGAAAAGATAGAAGATCAATTTTTACCCCTCTTCATTGAAGAATATAAAAAATACGAAATTGGGGATCCCTTTAATAAAGAAACGAAATTGGCAGGAATGGCAAGACCAGACTTAGCTGATGAGTTGGAAGCTCAATTCAACAGAGCGTTAGAGAATGGAGCCGAAATCATTCTTCCTTTAGAAAGAGTTTCAGATAATGAATTCAAACCCGGTTTAATAAGAGTTAAAGAAGGTAATCCAATCCTAAAAGAAGAGCTTTTCGGTCCTCTTGGAATGGTAATGATCGCTAAAAGTGCTGAAGAAGCATTACAAATTGCTAATGATATTCCTTTTGGACTTTCAAACTCTGTATGGACTCAAGATAAAGACCGTCAGCTATTCTTTATTGAAAACCTTGAATCAGGAACGGTAAATATCAACAGAATGACCAGTTCTGACCCTCGTTTTCCATTTGGTGGCTCCAAGGCTTCCGGATATGGAACAGAGCTTTCTTTACACGCTTTAAAAGAGTTTGTGACCGCAAAGACGATCGTAGGTAACTAA
- the hutG gene encoding formimidoylglutamase: MFQNIWQGRLDGEELLFHRLFQRVKEEQNYDNILTNDFVLHGFAVDEGVRRNKGRQGAKDAPNVIRKNMSNFPVILPDFSMLDFGNVTCEDGNLENTQNNLAKNVSKVLLKGGKSLVLGGGHEVTYAHYLGIKTAFPEQKIGIINIDAHFDNRQPEKEVGASSGTGFWQIAQDGPINSLHIGIQRNSNTLKLFDTAHQYGMKYILSDELFFENLPSVYQRIDDLLENVDFAYLTICMDVFNASIAPGVSASAYNGIFADATFMHFYRHILKNKKLVALDVAEVNPSFDIQDRTARLAACLVNEWLMI; the protein is encoded by the coding sequence ATGTTTCAAAATATTTGGCAGGGTAGATTAGATGGAGAAGAGCTTCTTTTCCACAGGCTATTTCAGAGAGTAAAAGAAGAACAGAATTATGACAATATTTTAACGAATGATTTCGTTTTGCATGGTTTTGCCGTGGATGAAGGAGTCAGGAGGAATAAAGGCCGTCAGGGTGCTAAGGATGCTCCCAACGTGATCCGGAAAAATATGTCTAATTTTCCTGTGATTCTTCCTGATTTCTCGATGTTGGATTTTGGAAACGTTACCTGTGAAGACGGTAATCTGGAGAACACTCAGAATAATCTTGCCAAGAATGTCTCAAAAGTCCTTTTAAAAGGTGGTAAATCCCTTGTTTTAGGTGGCGGACATGAAGTAACCTATGCTCATTATTTAGGCATTAAAACAGCCTTTCCGGAGCAAAAAATAGGAATTATCAATATAGATGCCCACTTTGATAACAGGCAGCCGGAAAAAGAAGTAGGGGCAAGTTCAGGAACAGGATTCTGGCAAATTGCTCAGGATGGGCCTATCAATTCCCTTCACATCGGAATCCAGAGAAATTCCAACACTTTAAAGCTGTTTGATACTGCCCATCAATATGGAATGAAATACATCCTTTCGGATGAATTATTCTTTGAAAACCTTCCATCTGTCTATCAGCGTATTGATGACCTGTTGGAGAATGTGGATTTTGCTTATCTTACCATTTGTATGGATGTTTTTAATGCATCTATCGCTCCGGGGGTTTCAGCTTCAGCATATAATGGTATCTTTGCAGACGCAACCTTTATGCATTTTTACAGACATATCTTAAAAAATAAAAAACTGGTTGCACTAGACGTGGCAGAAGTTAACCCGTCGTTCGATATTCAAGACAGAACGGCAAGGCTTGCAGCTTGTCTGGTGAATGAATGGCTAATGATTTAA